From Echinicola soli, a single genomic window includes:
- a CDS encoding adenylate kinase, translated as MLNIVLFGPPGAGKGTQSEKLIAKYELEHISTGDLFRKHLGEGTELGKLARKYMDEGRLVPDEVVIGMVDDKIKTTVGAKGFILDGFPRTVAQAEALDKLLEEKDLSIAGMIALEVPEEELKERIRHRGKTSGRVDDQDEEKINTRIKVYKEETLPVASYYEKQGKLSTIHGVGGIDEIFDKICAVIDQY; from the coding sequence ATGCTAAACATCGTATTATTTGGCCCTCCGGGCGCCGGTAAGGGGACGCAAAGTGAAAAGCTCATTGCAAAATATGAATTGGAGCACATTTCTACGGGGGATTTGTTCAGAAAGCATCTAGGTGAAGGGACTGAGTTGGGCAAGCTGGCCAGAAAATATATGGATGAGGGCCGGTTAGTACCTGATGAAGTGGTGATTGGCATGGTGGATGATAAAATTAAAACTACAGTAGGAGCCAAAGGTTTTATTTTGGATGGTTTTCCCCGTACGGTGGCCCAGGCAGAGGCATTGGATAAGTTGCTTGAGGAAAAGGACCTGAGTATTGCTGGTATGATTGCCCTGGAAGTACCGGAGGAGGAATTGAAAGAGCGAATCCGTCACAGGGGAAAAACTTCAGGAAGGGTAGATGATCAGGATGAGGAGAAGATCAATACAAGGATAAAAGTGTATAAAGAAGAAACTCTGCCAGTAGCTTCCTATTATGAAAAGCAAGGGAAGCTTTCCACCATTCATGGTGTTGGGGGGATCGACGAAATTTTTGATAAGATCTGTGCGGTAATCGATCAGTATTAA
- the hpt gene encoding hypoxanthine phosphoribosyltransferase, producing MLKVKDKEFEPYLSEEQLDVRVKALGRALSEDYDGKHPLVLGILNGAFMFLSDLMKEMSVPLEVSFIKIASYEAMQSTGNVRELVGLKEEVGNRHIIIVEDIVDTGRSMEYLIELLKEKSPASISVVSLLLKPEALATDVEVDYVGFEIPNKFVVGYGLDYDGYGRNLREIYQLT from the coding sequence ATGCTAAAGGTAAAAGACAAGGAGTTTGAGCCGTACCTGTCAGAGGAACAGCTGGACGTGAGAGTGAAGGCACTGGGAAGGGCTCTGTCTGAGGATTATGATGGTAAACACCCCCTCGTTTTGGGCATTCTGAATGGCGCATTCATGTTCCTGTCAGACCTCATGAAAGAGATGTCGGTTCCGCTGGAAGTATCTTTTATAAAGATTGCTTCATATGAAGCCATGCAGTCAACCGGAAATGTTCGGGAATTGGTAGGCTTAAAGGAGGAGGTGGGTAATAGGCATATTATCATCGTGGAGGATATCGTGGATACAGGTAGAAGCATGGAGTATCTGATTGAGCTGCTCAAGGAAAAGTCACCAGCTAGTATATCTGTCGTTAGTCTATTGCTGAAGCCAGAAGCTTTGGCGACAGATGTTGAAGTGGACTATGTGGGGTTTGAGATTCCAAATAAATTTGTGGTCGGCTATGGATTGGATTACGATGGCTATGGCCGTAACCTAAGAGAAATATATCAACTAACGTGA